A window of Maioricimonas rarisocia genomic DNA:
GCTGGCCGGGCCATGTTCCTGCCGGCGAACGGACCGATGCCGTCGTGCAATACGCGGATGTCGTGCCGACGCTGATCGAGGTGGCGGGAGCTGACGTCCCGGACGAGGGTCTGGACGGCCGGAGCTTTCTGACGGTCCTGACAGGGGAGGCGGAGGGGCATCGCGAGTACGCGTACGGAATGCATAACAACATTCCGGAAGGGCCGGCCTACCCGATCCGCACGATCACGGACGGTCGCTACCGGTACATCCGCAATCTGATGCCGAACGAGATCTACATCGAAAAGCACCTGATGGGGATGCGGGGCGACGGCAGCCTGAACAACCCGTACTGGTCGACGTGGGTGCGTGACAGCTGGGAGAACCCGCACATCTACATGCTGGTGAAGCGGTACATGAGCCGCCCGGCCGAGCAGCTGTACCTGACTGCCGACGATCCGTACGAAATGACGAACCTGGCAGGCGACCCGGCTCATGCCGAGGTGCAGGCCCGCTTGAGTGCCGAGCTGGACCGCTGGATGAAAGAGCAGGGTGATCCCGGTGCGGCGCAGGACACGCAGGAAGCGATCCAGGCGGCGCGGCAGGGCCGGCATCTGTATGGGAGGGAGTAGGCGGGAGGAGTCAGGAAATGGGGGCTGGCGAGCCCCGAGCGTGAGCTCGGGGGTAGGGCTGTGGTGAACCAAGGAGGCACGGAGCCGTGGAGGAATCAGAGCCGCGAGCGTGAACGAGCGGATGGATGGGTGGCTGGTGGACTCACTCCCGCCCACCGGTCGCAGCCGGTGGGCTTTGTCCACGCCTCCAGCCCGTTTCTCCGTGGCTTCGCTCGCGTTGCTCCGCTCCAGCCACGGCCACCCCCGGAGGTGGACTTGTGAAAGCGGCGTCCTGCGTCGATCTGAATTGCTGGGACCAGTCCCAGCCTACTCTCTCACCTCTGCCGTCACGCAAGAACGTCCGTCACGACCTGGCCGGCGACATCGGTGAGGCTCTCTTCCCGCCCCTGGTGGAAGTACGTCAGCCGTTCGTGATCCAGGCCCATCAGGTGCAGGATCGTGGCGTGCAGATCGTGCAGGTGGACGCGGTTCTCGATTGCTTCAAAGCCGAACTCATCCGTTGAGCCGTACTGCAGGCCCCCCTTCACGCCGCCCCCCGCCAGCCACATCGAGAAGCCGTACGGGTTGTGGTTGCGGCCGGGAGCTCCCTGTCCCTCGCTGAAGGGCATGCGGCCGAACTCGCCGCCCCAGACGATGAGGGTCTCGTCGAGCAGGCCGCGTTGCTCGAGGTCGGTGAGCAGGGCGGCAATCGGCTGGTCCACCTCAGCACCGTGACGGCCGTGATTCTTCTCGATGCTTTCGTGGGCGTCCCAGGTCTCTTCGAGGTGGCCGCCCCCCGAGTAGAGCTGCACGAAGCGGACGCCCCGTTCGACCAGCCGGCGGGCAACCAGGCAGTTGCGGCCGAACTCGTCGGTTGGCGACGTCCCCACGCCGTACATGTCGAGCGTGGCGGCGGTCTCCTGCGAGAGATCAACCGCTTCGGGAGCCTGCTGCTGCATGCGGAAGGCGAGCTCGTAGCTGTTGATGCGGGCAGCCAACTCGGAGCCTCCCGGACGGCTGGCGAGGTGCCGGTGGTTGAGCTGTTCGAGCAGATCGAGCTGATCGCGGCGGGCCTCGCGGGTGATGTGGGCCGGTCCCCGCAGATCGAGGATCGGATCGCCGACCGGGCGGAAGAGCGTTCCCTGGTAGGTGGCGGGCATGAAGCCGGCCGACCAGTTGGGCTGTCCGCTGATCGGTCCGCCCCGCTTGTCGAGAATGACGACGTAGCCGGGCAGGCTCTGGTTCTCGGTCCCCAGTCCGTAGACCGCCCAGGCTCCAAGCGAGGGCCGGCCGATAAACGTCTTGCCTGTGTTCATCGCGACCAGAGCGGAGCCGTGCGCGTGACTGTCGGTGTGGCAGGAGTTGATGACGGCGAGCTTGTCGGCATGCTCGCGGACGTGAGGGAAGTAATCGGAGATCATCAGGCCGCTTTCGCCGCCCGGTCGGAACGGCCGGAACGCCGGCGTGAGGAACCCGACCTTGCGTCCGCCGGAGTTGATGTAGTCCTTTCCCTCAGGAAGCGGCTTGCCGGCGTATTTGGCCAGTTCGGGCTTGTAGTCGAACGTGTCGACCTGGCTGGGCGCACCGTTCATCATCAGGAAGATGCAGGACTTCGCCCTGGTGGCGAAGTGCTGCGGCCTGGGTGCGAGCGGTGAGGCGTTGGCCGCGTCGGCCCGGGCGTGACGTGCGAAGAAGCCGTCCTGCTCGAGCAGTGATGTGAGGGCCAGACCGGCAAAGCCGCCACCCATCTGCCAGACGAATTCGCGGCGGGTCTGACCGCAGGGGTAGAGGGATGGATGGTTCATGGTGGTTCCTCGGCGAGATGGTCGGCAGAGGGTCAGTCGATGTACAGGAATTCGTTCGAGTTGAACAGCACAACACAGAGAGACGCCCATGCGAGCAGCTCGGGGTCGTGCAGTTCCGGTTCTTCCGTTTCCGCGATCTCGGCGGGCAACTGATAGCGGCCGATCAGTTCGTTCCAGACGCGGTGCCGCTCGTCTTCGGTGAGTGCCCGGTCGTAGACACGGATGGCGGCGATGTCGCCGGTCCAGTATTCGCCGTCGATATTTCCCTGCTGTCCGATGACCCAGGGGGTGTCGAGCCGGCGGGGAGCGAGCGGCTGGGACCGGCGGGCCAGTTCGGTGACGTTCTGCCAGACGGCGGCATAGTCGGTGCCGTTGACGGCTGTCAGCAGGAACGGCCCCTGCGAGTGGTCGACGGTGCCGGCGGGGGAGAAGTTGTCGCTGAAGCGGACCGAGTCGGTACCGGTCAGTCCCAGGAACATCGACGAGCCGGCGTTGCCGTCGCGGCCACTCCAGTTCGAGATGATTTCGCGGTGTCCCTCCGGACCGGTGTCGGTGACGACGGCGAAGATCGAGCAGGCATCGTCGGTGAGCAGCGATCCGTCGAGTGTGAGGAACCGCCTCTGGCCGTCAAAGCGGATCGCCGGCTGTCCGTTGATCGCATCGCTGACGAGGACCGGTCGGCGGTCTGCGTCCGTCTGGGAGGCATGGTGTCGCTTGCCGCTCGCATCCTGCCAGCCGGCGAGGCGACCCGCGTCGTCAAGGATTGTTCCCGAGCCGGCATCGAGTGCGAGGACCAGCCCCCCGGTGACGGGCGATGCGCCGGCGGTCCGCCATGCTGGTTTCTCGGACGGCGTTCCCGGGGGATCTGCAAACCGCTTTCGCTGTCGGGTGACGTGACCGAGTGCCGCGACCAGTTCGGTCGGTTCCGGGTCGCGGCCGTAGACGGTCCGCCAGATGTGTGCCGCCTGGTCGCTCGGAGCATCCGCGGGATCGATCGCCTGCCGGGCGAGTGCGAGCGACCGGCGATGGACGAAGTCGTTGTTGAGCAGACTGAGGGCCTGTGGGGCGACGGTCGTGGCATCCCGCTGGCCGCAGGGGAGGGTGGTGTCCGGCAGGTCGAACGTCGTCATGATCGGAGGAAGCAGGCTTCGCTGCATGAAGATGTACAGGCTGCGGCGGTGCTGTTCCTCCTCGGGCGACGCCTCCCACGCAGAGGCCTTGCGGGAGAGTCCTTCCAGCGCTTCGGGGGTGATCGACGGGCGAAAGCTGGGGCCGCCGATCTGCAGATCCAGTTCGCCGCTGGCAGCCAGGAGTGAGTCGCGGAGCGTCTCGGCATCGACGCGGCGGCGCTCCGCCCGCCACCAGAGTTGGTTGCCGAAGTCCCGTTCGGCATATGTGGCCCAGTCGGGATGGACCGACGCCTGGCGGTAGGTGGTCGAGGTGACCATCAGTCGGTGCAACGGTTTGAGCCGCCAGCCGTTGGCGATCAGCTCGCTGGCGAGCCAGTCGAGCAGTTCCGGATGCGTCGGTTGTTCGCCGGTGAATCCGAAGTTGTTGGGAGAGCGGACGAGCCCTTCGCCAAAGTGATGCTGCCAGAGACGGTTGACGATGACGTGGGCGGTGAGCGGGTTGTCCGGCCGGGCGATCCAGCGGGCCAGCTGCAGCCGCCGCTGCGTGGTGTCGCTCTCCGCAGGCGGTGCCTCGAACTCGCGGAACAGATCGGGGACGAGCGTGAGCGAGGCGGGGACGACTTCCTGGAGTGGATGGTGGCGCTCGCCGTTCCTTAGCAGATGCAGCGGTGCGGGAGAGGTGGTGACGTCGGTCCAGCCGAGGACGTCGGCGATGCCGAGTTCGTCTGCCGACGGTCCTCCCAGCAGCTTGCGGTCGCGCGGCTCGATCGGCCCCGGCCAGAATGCAGCCGCAATCCGGTAGTAGTCGAGCTGCGGGATCGGGTCGAACTTGTGGTCGTGGCAGCGGGCACATTTGACCGTCATGCTGAGAAAGGCGGACGAGGTGGCGTGGACCAGATCTTCGAGCCGCTCGTACTTGTAGTCCTGCGGGTCATTCGGTTCGTCGTTCCAGGTCCCCAGCCGGAGGAACCCTGTGCCAATAACGGAGCGCTCGGTCCGGTCGGGAAGTTCGTCGCCGGCAAGCTGTTCGAGGATGAAGCGGTCATAGGGCAGATCATCATTGAACGCCTGCACGACCCAGTCGCGGTACTTCCAGGCAAACGGCTTGGTCTGGTCCCGTTCGTATCCGCTTGTCTCGGCGAAGCGGACGACATCGAGCCAGTGGCGAGCCCAGCGTTCTCCGAAGTGGGGGGATTTCAGCAACCGGTCGACGAGACGCTCCCATGCGTCGGGGGCGGCGTCCTGTTCGAAGGTGGCGATCTGTTCTGCCGTGGGGGGCAGGCCGACGAGGTCGATGCAGAGCCGGCGGATCAGCGTGCGGCGGTCGGCGAGTGGTGCCGGCTGCATCTCTTTGCGTTCCAGCTGGGCAAGAATGAACGCATCAATCGGATTGGCGACGCGGTTCTGATTGCGGACCTGCGGGACTGCGGGGCGGGTGATTGGCTGCAATGACCACCAGTCGCGGCCGCCCCGGACGTCGCTGGTCCGCTCGTACAGATCGAGCTCGCGGCTTGCGGGCCAGGGAGCACCGGCGCGAATCCACTGTCCGAGGATGCGGACTTCGTTCGGGGGCAGTGGCTGTGGCTGCCCCTTCCGTTCGGGAGGCATCTCCCCGTCGGCAACTCGCTGATGCAGCAGGCTCTCATCGACGTTGCCGGGGGTGATCGCGGCCCCACTGTCGCCGCCTCTGGTGATTCCCTCCGCGGAGCTGAGAACAAGTCCGCCTGCGGCTTCGTTCTGATGGTGGCATTCGAGGCAGCGACTGACGAGGATGGGGGCGACATCCCGGTTGAAGTCAATCTCTGCCGGCTGGGCCGCGGCTTGCAGCGGCGGCATCAGCAGCAGAAGAACGAGAACCGAAATTCCCGTTCGGATGAGCGCAGCAGGACGGCTGGTCACGGTCGGCGGTTCCTGTCGGTAAGACGGACGGAGAAAAGAGTCGCAAGTATCAACGCCGGTCTATATGTTGGCCGGTCCACCATGACAGTGCAAACCCCAACGAGAATCCGTGCGGGCAACTCTTTTTCGACTTGCCATGCTCGGCACCACACAACGAAAGCGGACGCAGGATGAGCCGGATCAAATACGGGCAGATCGGAGTCGGTCACGCACACGCAGGCAAGCTGTCGGTCTACCGCGAGTCGGATGACTACGAGGTGATCGGGATCGTCGAGCCGGACCCTGAGCTGCGCAAGCGGGCCGAGAACTCTCCCGTCTTTCGTGACCTTCCCTGGATGACGGCGGAGGAACTGCTCAACCAGCCGGGGCTGCAGGTGGTCGGCGTCGAGACGCGCATCGGCGACCTGCTCGACACTGCCGAGCAGTGCATTGCCGCTGGGAAGCACGTTCATCTCGACAAGCCGGCGGGGGAGTCATTCCCGCAGTACCAGCGGATTCTCGCCGATGCGGCCCGGCAGAAGCTTGCCGTCCAGATGGGCTACATGTACCGGTACAATCCGGCGGTCGTGATGCTGCGCGACTTTCTGCAGAAGGGCTGGCTGGGTGAGCCGTTCGAAGTTCACTGCGTGATGAGCAAGCTGATGAATGCCGGCTCGCGGCAGAGCCTGGTCGAGTACACCGGCGGGACGATGTTCGAGCTCGGCTGCCACCTGATCGATCTGGTGGTGGGCGTGCTCGGCGGGCCGCAGCTGGTGCACGCGTTTCCGCGGCACTCGTCACCCATCGAAGACACGCTGCTGGACAACATGCTGGCGGTCTTCGAATACCCGAATGCGACGGCGACGATCCGCTCGAGCGTCAACGAGGTGGATGGCTTCGCCCGCAGGCACTTCGTCGTGTGCGGCACCGAGGGGACGTTCCACATCCAGCCGCTGGACAACCCGAAGGCGAAGGTGGCGTTCCACACGGCTCGTGGCGACTACCGCAAGGGGTACCAGGAGGTCGAGTTTCCGAAGTACCGGCGATATGTGGGTGACGCGGCCGACCTGGCGAAGATCGTCCGTCAGGAGAAGGAACCGGACTTCACGTATGAGCACGACCTGGCAGTGCAGCGTTCGGTGCTGCGGGCGAGCGGCCTGCCGGTGGCTTGAAAGGGAGTCTTGAGTCTTGAATCTTGAGTCTTGAATCTTGAGTCTTGAGAAGTGAGCAGGGCGAGCCCGGAGCGTGAGCTCCGGGGTGGCATGCTTGTCCTTCTATGCCTGCATGTGTGTCGAAGAGCGCTCGTAGATGTGTGTTACGAGCCGCGACCGTGAAGGAGCGGAGGTCGGTGC
This region includes:
- a CDS encoding DUF1501 domain-containing protein, yielding MNHPSLYPCGQTRREFVWQMGGGFAGLALTSLLEQDGFFARHARADAANASPLAPRPQHFATRAKSCIFLMMNGAPSQVDTFDYKPELAKYAGKPLPEGKDYINSGGRKVGFLTPAFRPFRPGGESGLMISDYFPHVREHADKLAVINSCHTDSHAHGSALVAMNTGKTFIGRPSLGAWAVYGLGTENQSLPGYVVILDKRGGPISGQPNWSAGFMPATYQGTLFRPVGDPILDLRGPAHITREARRDQLDLLEQLNHRHLASRPGGSELAARINSYELAFRMQQQAPEAVDLSQETAATLDMYGVGTSPTDEFGRNCLVARRLVERGVRFVQLYSGGGHLEETWDAHESIEKNHGRHGAEVDQPIAALLTDLEQRGLLDETLIVWGGEFGRMPFSEGQGAPGRNHNPYGFSMWLAGGGVKGGLQYGSTDEFGFEAIENRVHLHDLHATILHLMGLDHERLTYFHQGREESLTDVAGQVVTDVLA
- a CDS encoding DUF1553 domain-containing protein, which gives rise to MTSRPAALIRTGISVLVLLLLMPPLQAAAQPAEIDFNRDVAPILVSRCLECHHQNEAAGGLVLSSAEGITRGGDSGAAITPGNVDESLLHQRVADGEMPPERKGQPQPLPPNEVRILGQWIRAGAPWPASRELDLYERTSDVRGGRDWWSLQPITRPAVPQVRNQNRVANPIDAFILAQLERKEMQPAPLADRRTLIRRLCIDLVGLPPTAEQIATFEQDAAPDAWERLVDRLLKSPHFGERWARHWLDVVRFAETSGYERDQTKPFAWKYRDWVVQAFNDDLPYDRFILEQLAGDELPDRTERSVIGTGFLRLGTWNDEPNDPQDYKYERLEDLVHATSSAFLSMTVKCARCHDHKFDPIPQLDYYRIAAAFWPGPIEPRDRKLLGGPSADELGIADVLGWTDVTTSPAPLHLLRNGERHHPLQEVVPASLTLVPDLFREFEAPPAESDTTQRRLQLARWIARPDNPLTAHVIVNRLWQHHFGEGLVRSPNNFGFTGEQPTHPELLDWLASELIANGWRLKPLHRLMVTSTTYRQASVHPDWATYAERDFGNQLWWRAERRRVDAETLRDSLLAASGELDLQIGGPSFRPSITPEALEGLSRKASAWEASPEEEQHRRSLYIFMQRSLLPPIMTTFDLPDTTLPCGQRDATTVAPQALSLLNNDFVHRRSLALARQAIDPADAPSDQAAHIWRTVYGRDPEPTELVAALGHVTRQRKRFADPPGTPSEKPAWRTAGASPVTGGLVLALDAGSGTILDDAGRLAGWQDASGKRHHASQTDADRRPVLVSDAINGQPAIRFDGQRRFLTLDGSLLTDDACSIFAVVTDTGPEGHREIISNWSGRDGNAGSSMFLGLTGTDSVRFSDNFSPAGTVDHSQGPFLLTAVNGTDYAAVWQNVTELARRSQPLAPRRLDTPWVIGQQGNIDGEYWTGDIAAIRVYDRALTEDERHRVWNELIGRYQLPAEIAETEEPELHDPELLAWASLCVVLFNSNEFLYID
- a CDS encoding Gfo/Idh/MocA family protein; the encoded protein is MSRIKYGQIGVGHAHAGKLSVYRESDDYEVIGIVEPDPELRKRAENSPVFRDLPWMTAEELLNQPGLQVVGVETRIGDLLDTAEQCIAAGKHVHLDKPAGESFPQYQRILADAARQKLAVQMGYMYRYNPAVVMLRDFLQKGWLGEPFEVHCVMSKLMNAGSRQSLVEYTGGTMFELGCHLIDLVVGVLGGPQLVHAFPRHSSPIEDTLLDNMLAVFEYPNATATIRSSVNEVDGFARRHFVVCGTEGTFHIQPLDNPKAKVAFHTARGDYRKGYQEVEFPKYRRYVGDAADLAKIVRQEKEPDFTYEHDLAVQRSVLRASGLPVA